In one Butyrivibrio proteoclasticus B316 genomic region, the following are encoded:
- the hisH gene encoding imidazole glycerol phosphate synthase subunit HisH codes for MVAIIDYDAGNIRSVEKAFSYLGANTIVTRDSKEILRADHVVLPGVGAFGDAMSRINEYDLKSTIMSVVDKEIPFLGICLGQQLLFDSSEESKGVSGLGILRGEIVSIPKTDSMGNTYKIPQIGWNSLDFPREGRLFKGIDQGAYVYFVHSYYLRAADRNIVTATTDYSVTVDASVESGNVFACQFHPEKSADVGMQILKNFLEV; via the coding sequence ATGGTAGCAATTATTGATTATGATGCAGGCAATATCAGGAGCGTTGAGAAAGCTTTTTCTTATCTTGGTGCCAACACTATAGTAACCAGAGATTCAAAAGAGATTCTCAGAGCTGACCATGTTGTTTTACCCGGTGTAGGTGCTTTTGGCGATGCCATGAGCCGCATAAATGAATATGATCTGAAATCTACAATCATGAGTGTTGTGGATAAAGAAATCCCATTTTTGGGAATATGCCTGGGCCAACAGCTCTTGTTTGATTCAAGTGAAGAATCAAAAGGAGTTAGTGGCCTGGGCATTTTACGTGGAGAAATAGTAAGTATTCCTAAGACAGATTCTATGGGAAATACATATAAGATTCCCCAGATTGGATGGAACAGTCTCGATTTTCCAAGAGAAGGAAGATTGTTTAAGGGGATTGATCAGGGAGCATATGTTTACTTTGTACACTCTTATTACTTAAGAGCTGCTGACAGAAATATAGTAACTGCAACTACAGATTATTCAGTCACTGTAGATGCTTCTGTTGAATCAGGAAATGTCTTTGCATGTCAGTTCCATCCGGAGAAAAGTGCGGATGTAGGAATGCAGATTTTGAAGAACTTTCTTGAAGTTTGA
- a CDS encoding tyrosine-type recombinase/integrase, whose protein sequence is MDQLIDAFCLYLETVKKASANTISSYRRDLNRMASHMSNRGITSIADITDDRLHGYISSMQEEHCAGSSIIRSVSSIRAFFRYLLENGNIQDNPAENIRTPKAARSAPRIMTSYEIEALLSQTFPNDALGKRDKAILELMYATGLRTTELVELELENIDMSLNCIRLGENRVIPYGKKAKEALNEYLLFARDEILSDNSASLQKVFVNYMGNPMSRQGLWKLIKTYVKRAGIDADITPYSLRHSFTMHLIESGADINAVQDMMGLSGLSALSQYRKAKGKNKDPYEWARIRN, encoded by the coding sequence ATGGATCAACTAATTGACGCTTTTTGTTTATATCTTGAGACTGTCAAAAAGGCCTCTGCTAACACGATTTCATCTTACAGAAGAGATCTGAATCGTATGGCCAGTCACATGAGCAATAGAGGCATTACTTCCATAGCTGATATTACAGATGACAGACTACACGGATATATCAGTTCAATGCAGGAAGAGCATTGTGCGGGTAGTTCAATAATCAGAAGTGTGTCATCCATCAGAGCTTTTTTTAGATACCTTCTTGAAAATGGAAATATACAGGATAATCCTGCTGAGAATATCAGAACTCCCAAGGCTGCCAGGAGTGCGCCAAGGATCATGACATCTTATGAAATCGAAGCACTTTTGTCTCAGACCTTTCCTAATGATGCTCTAGGTAAAAGAGATAAAGCTATTCTGGAACTTATGTATGCGACAGGCTTACGTACAACAGAACTTGTAGAACTTGAACTTGAGAACATTGATATGAGTCTTAACTGCATAAGATTGGGAGAGAACAGAGTTATTCCTTATGGTAAAAAAGCTAAAGAGGCACTAAATGAGTATCTGCTTTTTGCAAGGGATGAAATTCTTTCTGATAACAGTGCCTCTTTACAAAAAGTATTTGTAAATTACATGGGCAATCCTATGTCCAGGCAGGGCTTATGGAAACTGATTAAAACTTATGTGAAAAGAGCCGGGATAGATGCAGATATTACTCCTTATTCACTAAGGCATTCTTTTACAATGCATCTTATCGAGAGCGGAGCGGATATAAACGCTGTTCAGGATATGATGGGACTTAGCGGTCTTTCGGCGCTATCTCAGTACCGAAAGGCCAAAGGGAAAAATAAAGACCCTTATGAATGGGCCAGAATCAGAAACTGA
- a CDS encoding diaminopimelate decarboxylase, which yields MKKPFVTKQQVEDIVKDFPTPFYLYDEKGLVDNAKAVYDAFSWNKGFKEYFAVKATPNPVLMEILKSLGCGFDCSSETELMLSQAIGASGADIMFSSNDTPAREYAYADKLGAIINLDDFTHIDFLEETIGKIPETISCRYNPGGVFQMSNGIMDNPGDSKYGMTKDQLFEAYKILRSKGARNFGIHAFLASNTVTNEYYPQLAGQLFELAVELQKETGCKIAFINLSGGVGIPYRPDQEANDIKAIGEGVRRQFENILVPAGMGDVSIFTEMGRFMMGPYGALVTKAIHEKHIYKEYIGVDACAVNLMRPAMYGSYHHITVLGKENEPLDHVYDVTGSLCENNDKFAIDRQLPEIEMGDYLFIHDTGAHGYAMGYNYNGKLKCAELLLKEDGSVQMIRRAETARDYFATFDCLEIADKLNHILESERN from the coding sequence ATGAAAAAACCGTTCGTTACTAAGCAGCAGGTTGAAGATATTGTTAAAGATTTCCCTACACCATTTTATCTCTATGATGAAAAAGGGCTGGTTGATAATGCCAAGGCAGTATATGATGCCTTTTCCTGGAATAAGGGGTTTAAAGAGTACTTTGCAGTTAAGGCAACACCCAATCCGGTTTTGATGGAAATCTTAAAGAGCCTTGGATGTGGATTTGATTGTTCATCAGAGACAGAACTCATGCTGAGTCAGGCAATTGGTGCAAGCGGAGCAGACATAATGTTTTCCTCCAACGATACTCCTGCGAGAGAATATGCTTATGCAGATAAGCTTGGAGCAATCATCAATCTGGATGATTTTACACATATTGATTTTCTGGAAGAAACAATAGGTAAGATTCCGGAGACTATTTCATGCAGATATAATCCGGGCGGAGTGTTCCAGATGAGTAATGGTATCATGGATAATCCCGGAGATTCTAAATATGGTATGACCAAGGATCAGCTCTTTGAGGCATATAAGATACTGCGTTCTAAGGGAGCCAGGAATTTTGGAATACATGCATTTCTTGCAAGCAACACAGTAACTAATGAGTATTACCCTCAGCTTGCAGGACAGCTGTTTGAGCTTGCTGTGGAGCTTCAGAAGGAGACTGGTTGTAAGATTGCATTTATCAACCTTTCAGGAGGAGTTGGAATTCCTTATCGTCCTGATCAGGAAGCTAATGATATCAAGGCTATCGGTGAAGGAGTAAGGAGGCAGTTTGAGAATATCCTTGTTCCGGCTGGAATGGGCGATGTTTCAATTTTTACCGAAATGGGAAGATTCATGATGGGGCCTTATGGAGCGCTTGTTACCAAGGCAATTCATGAAAAACATATATACAAGGAATATATAGGTGTTGACGCATGTGCTGTTAACCTTATGCGTCCTGCTATGTATGGTTCATATCATCATATCACTGTACTTGGTAAAGAGAATGAGCCTTTAGACCACGTCTACGATGTGACAGGATCACTTTGCGAAAACAACGACAAATTCGCTATAGACAGGCAACTTCCAGAAATTGAAATGGGTGATTATCTTTTTATACATGATACAGGCGCACATGGCTATGCAATGGGGTATAATTATAATGGTAAGCTTAAATGCGCAGAGCTTTTACTCAAGGAAGATGGCTCAGTTCAGATGATCAGAAGAGCAGAAACAGCGAGGGACTATTTTGCAACATTTGATTGCCTTGAAATTGCAGATAAGCTAAACCATATATTGGAGAGTGAGAGGAACTGA
- the hisF gene encoding imidazole glycerol phosphate synthase subunit HisF: MLTKRIIPCLDVNNGRVVKGVKFVDLIDAGDPVLVGEAYSKAGADELVFLDITASNERRATVADMVREVAKKVFIPFTVGGGIRTVDDVKAILREGADKVAVNSAAIDRPELISEAADKFGSQCVVLAIDAKRREDGSGWNIYKHGGRIDMGIDAIEWAKKGAYLGAGEILVTSMDCDGTKEGYDIELTRQIAEQVDIPVIASGGAGKMEHFYDALTKGKADAALAASLFHFKEMEIGDLKRYLMDKKVPVRI; the protein is encoded by the coding sequence GTGCTGACAAAACGTATTATTCCGTGCCTTGATGTTAATAATGGAAGAGTAGTTAAGGGAGTTAAATTTGTAGATTTAATCGATGCCGGAGACCCGGTGCTTGTTGGAGAAGCTTATTCCAAGGCAGGTGCGGATGAACTTGTTTTTTTGGATATTACAGCTTCAAATGAGAGACGGGCAACTGTAGCCGATATGGTAAGGGAAGTTGCCAAAAAAGTATTCATTCCATTTACAGTTGGAGGTGGTATCAGAACTGTCGATGATGTGAAGGCAATTCTGAGAGAAGGCGCTGATAAGGTCGCTGTTAATTCAGCTGCGATTGACAGGCCTGAGCTGATTTCAGAAGCTGCTGATAAGTTTGGTAGTCAGTGCGTTGTACTTGCCATCGATGCCAAGCGAAGAGAAGATGGCAGTGGATGGAATATATACAAGCATGGTGGCAGGATCGACATGGGCATTGATGCTATAGAATGGGCTAAAAAAGGTGCCTATCTTGGTGCTGGCGAAATTCTTGTTACCAGCATGGATTGTGATGGCACCAAGGAAGGCTATGATATTGAGCTTACCAGGCAGATAGCTGAACAGGTTGATATACCTGTTATAGCATCAGGCGGAGCAGGAAAGATGGAGCATTTTTATGATGCACTTACAAAAGGTAAGGCAGATGCAGCGCTTGCAGCATCTCTTTTCCATTTTAAAGAAATGGAGATAGGCGATCTTAAGCGCTATCTTATGGATAAAAAAGTTCCGGTCAGAATATGA
- a CDS encoding uracil-DNA glycosylase: protein MTMISNDWLPALSGEFHKDYYKKLFEFVKEEYATHVVYPPSDDIFNALHLTPLKDVKVLILGQDPYHEPGQAHGLSFSVLPGKADTPPSLVNIYKELNDDLGCYIPDNGYLKKWADQGVLMLNTVLTVRAHQANSHKGRGWENFTDAIIRAVNEQDRPIVYMLWGKPAQMKKSMLNNPKHLILEAPHPSPLSAYRGFFGCKHFSQANDFLQKNGLKPIDWQIENIH from the coding sequence ATGACCATGATTTCTAATGACTGGCTTCCTGCGCTTTCCGGGGAGTTTCATAAAGACTATTACAAAAAACTGTTTGAATTTGTTAAAGAGGAATATGCCACTCATGTAGTATATCCTCCTTCTGATGACATTTTTAATGCCCTCCACCTGACACCTCTTAAAGATGTCAAGGTATTGATATTGGGGCAGGATCCTTATCACGAACCCGGCCAGGCTCACGGGCTGTCTTTTTCTGTTCTGCCGGGAAAGGCAGATACTCCACCTTCTCTGGTCAACATATATAAAGAATTGAATGATGATCTGGGATGCTACATACCTGACAATGGATATCTTAAGAAATGGGCGGATCAGGGAGTTTTAATGCTCAACACTGTTTTGACAGTTAGAGCTCATCAGGCCAATTCTCACAAAGGAAGAGGATGGGAGAACTTTACTGATGCAATTATCAGAGCTGTTAATGAACAGGATAGGCCAATAGTTTATATGCTATGGGGAAAGCCTGCTCAGATGAAAAAAAGCATGCTCAATAACCCCAAGCATTTGATATTAGAGGCACCACATCCAAGCCCATTATCGGCTTATAGAGGATTCTTTGGTTGTAAACATTTTAGTCAGGCAAATGACTTTTTGCAGAAAAATGGCCTTAAGCCAATCGACTGGCAGATAGAAAACATTCACTAA
- a CDS encoding 3-deoxy-7-phosphoheptulonate synthase, which translates to MSFEYIQKLPTPDEIRDRFPLTKELAAVKAERDKMISDVFTGKSDKFLVIIGPCSADNEDSVCEYVTRLGKVNEKVKDKLILIPRIYTNKPRTTGEGYKGITSQPDPEGKTDFHAGLIAMRHMQLKAIEESGLTAADEMLYPENWGYVADILSYVAIGARSVEDQAHRMTASGFDVPAGMKNPTSGTLSVMLNSVYAAQQEHCFVYRGYEVKTNGNPLAHCVLRGSSNKHGQSIPNYHYEDLSLLLQLYNQREIINPAAIIDCNHNNSNKKFMEQIRIAKEVLHSRSLNPDIRSLVKGVMIESYLEEGSQKIGEGVYGKSITDPCLGWDDTEKLILEMAELV; encoded by the coding sequence ATGTCTTTTGAATATATACAAAAGCTCCCTACTCCCGATGAGATAAGGGACAGATTTCCGCTTACCAAGGAGCTTGCAGCTGTCAAGGCTGAAAGAGACAAAATGATTTCCGATGTTTTCACCGGAAAAAGTGATAAATTTCTCGTTATCATCGGTCCATGCTCAGCTGATAACGAAGATTCTGTTTGCGAATATGTTACACGTCTTGGAAAAGTTAACGAGAAGGTTAAGGACAAGCTCATCCTTATTCCTCGTATTTATACCAATAAACCTCGTACGACAGGCGAAGGCTATAAGGGCATCACTTCTCAGCCTGATCCTGAGGGCAAGACAGATTTCCATGCCGGTCTCATCGCCATGCGTCACATGCAGCTCAAGGCAATAGAGGAATCCGGTCTTACTGCTGCTGATGAAATGCTTTATCCTGAGAATTGGGGATATGTTGCAGATATTTTATCTTATGTGGCTATCGGTGCAAGATCTGTGGAAGATCAGGCTCATCGTATGACCGCAAGTGGTTTCGATGTTCCGGCCGGTATGAAAAATCCTACAAGTGGTACTCTCTCTGTTATGCTCAATTCAGTTTATGCTGCTCAGCAGGAGCATTGTTTTGTATACAGAGGCTACGAAGTTAAGACAAACGGCAATCCTCTTGCTCACTGTGTTCTTCGCGGTTCCAGCAACAAGCATGGTCAGTCAATTCCTAACTACCACTATGAAGACCTCTCTCTTTTACTTCAGCTGTACAATCAGAGAGAAATCATCAATCCTGCTGCAATAATTGACTGTAACCACAATAACTCCAACAAGAAATTCATGGAGCAGATTCGTATAGCCAAAGAGGTTCTTCATTCCAGAAGTCTCAATCCTGATATCAGATCACTTGTTAAGGGTGTAATGATAGAAAGCTACCTTGAGGAAGGCAGCCAGAAAATCGGAGAAGGCGTATATGGTAAATCCATTACAGATCCTTGCCTTGGCTGGGATGATACAGAAAAGCTGATCCTTGAAATGGCTGAACTCGTATAA
- a CDS encoding DUF6020 family protein gives MTATEGFDIKTIKCAIASFFGCWALQQIIGITVRNPLTVVFFVLLFSAALLQDKQKIGGTIISAALSAVLTFLLRNRIVEGFDSRIFKLISFFIVFVGMTCVFYIVIGFSISFFRARQGMSVREKVRKLFINTRPAFAGVKAVLGIALICFLCWLPYFLYEYPGIMTADSLVQYAEFAGDEPLSNHHPIVHTLLIKMFVDIANLFNADHQTGIALYTVFQMLFMTICCGVLVSHIRSRKLQVISVLFYALVPFNGVFVVTVWKDIIFAGITMLLLCCVIDLRNYYESNLQSNTCINALWASFTILGIMFALFRSNAWYAFLVWTPFMVIALRKDILRAICASLIVIISVLVVKGPVMNRAGVAKPDLVESLAVPIQQTARFLVDDVFVEDSDMKLINKVIDTTYIKELYAPDFADNIKELVRAGHPEEIENNKSEYFKMYLRMNAGNPAVALKAWYDLDGGYINPNTSYTVGDMDGIMGNDFGLFWDPKIGGRFVVKAKEISLKLGDFVPLYGLLWSIGTYTWILVISIVICIFRKKHILCKMLLLLQIGTLVIAAPVVDFRYGYSIVMTMPLWLLYYWGIETEYGSTN, from the coding sequence GTGACTGCTACAGAAGGCTTTGATATAAAAACAATAAAATGTGCGATAGCATCCTTTTTTGGATGCTGGGCACTTCAGCAAATAATTGGGATTACCGTTAGAAACCCTCTGACGGTAGTCTTTTTTGTGTTGTTATTTAGCGCAGCATTACTTCAGGATAAGCAGAAGATTGGAGGAACCATTATTTCTGCTGCTTTATCTGCTGTGCTGACTTTTCTTTTGAGAAATAGAATTGTAGAAGGTTTTGATAGCAGAATATTTAAGCTCATTAGCTTTTTTATTGTTTTTGTAGGAATGACCTGTGTCTTTTATATAGTAATAGGTTTTTCGATATCTTTTTTCCGTGCAAGACAAGGAATGTCTGTCAGAGAAAAAGTCAGGAAACTTTTTATTAATACAAGACCGGCTTTTGCAGGTGTAAAAGCAGTTTTGGGTATTGCTCTGATATGCTTTTTATGTTGGCTGCCCTATTTTTTGTATGAGTACCCCGGAATTATGACAGCAGATTCTCTTGTTCAGTATGCCGAATTTGCAGGGGATGAGCCACTGTCTAATCATCATCCTATAGTTCATACGCTTTTGATTAAAATGTTTGTTGATATAGCAAATCTTTTTAATGCAGACCATCAGACCGGAATAGCACTATATACTGTTTTTCAGATGCTGTTTATGACGATTTGCTGTGGCGTTTTGGTAAGCCATATAAGATCCAGAAAGCTACAGGTGATTTCGGTTCTCTTTTATGCTCTGGTGCCTTTTAATGGTGTTTTTGTTGTAACTGTCTGGAAGGATATTATCTTTGCAGGTATAACAATGCTGTTGTTATGCTGTGTAATAGACTTAAGGAATTATTATGAGAGCAATCTGCAATCTAATACGTGTATAAATGCTCTTTGGGCATCATTTACTATTCTTGGTATTATGTTTGCACTTTTTAGATCAAATGCCTGGTACGCCTTTCTGGTTTGGACCCCATTTATGGTAATTGCTCTGAGAAAAGATATACTTAGAGCAATATGTGCTTCTTTGATAGTGATCATATCAGTTCTTGTTGTAAAAGGTCCGGTTATGAACAGAGCTGGAGTAGCAAAGCCCGACCTGGTGGAGTCACTTGCTGTTCCAATCCAGCAGACTGCAAGATTTCTGGTTGATGATGTATTTGTTGAAGATAGTGACATGAAACTAATAAACAAGGTAATTGATACAACCTATATCAAGGAATTATATGCTCCTGATTTTGCAGATAATATTAAAGAGCTGGTCCGCGCCGGACATCCTGAAGAAATTGAGAATAATAAGTCTGAATACTTCAAAATGTATCTTAGAATGAATGCCGGCAACCCGGCCGTAGCACTTAAAGCCTGGTACGATCTGGATGGAGGCTATATTAACCCAAACACATCGTATACGGTTGGAGATATGGACGGCATCATGGGAAATGACTTTGGCCTTTTCTGGGACCCTAAGATTGGAGGCAGATTTGTAGTCAAGGCTAAAGAAATATCCCTTAAGCTTGGGGATTTTGTTCCGCTTTACGGATTACTGTGGAGTATTGGTACATATACCTGGATTTTGGTCATTTCAATAGTAATATGTATATTCAGGAAAAAACACATTCTCTGCAAAATGCTGCTTCTTTTGCAGATAGGAACCCTTGTTATAGCAGCTCCTGTTGTTGACTTCAGGTATGGTTATTCAATTGTTATGACTATGCCTCTGTGGCTATTATATTATTGGGGGATAGAAACCGAGTATGGATCAACTAATTGA
- a CDS encoding midas domain-containing protein — protein MSSDDEKYLDSLLNSAQSNKDPQSALSRMSPKGKSDGDTFGSSNSGPEDIAELVDNANGNDDLNEIGKLLNDLDSGVAVDSKMADLLDGIESATDPSIPLFTVGNERSASDTRDPEEIALDEAIADAERLEAEIQSGKFNDAQSTDDKPAPLVDLEEGDDALSEMAPEVILPEDNVVTIENSGSDANETPEEILTDLLDDMPGDSLTSVPDESVQDSLNDVLDNMQETAEDLSASLDGMEDNTSNTLESIDTLDNIDNLSLEDIEKAIDAVGSSVPDTDSVGELALEEPEVSEPSLEELSLEEPSISEPSLEDLSMQEPKLPDTSLEEMALEEPSAENPEGIDEALASATVDESELNELSLDELSIEEPVPENDETQAAEQGISEETAGIDDAPEAVQDEAATSEEGADESLDDLALEGFTLDGGEPSDDISLAEMEAQMSGMDDSALEETPEAPSEEPATEASDNIEDEFSLDNMEASLDTLMGDEASAEDSTAGEVAEVSSADEALGENSDKSGDEDVDMSDLDALMNSLASDEIEDIESTAAQDEEAGVSEEEELPKEDILGALTEEGFDDGEAEPSLDELASIPERSRDDDEPEDNGKKGKKAKKDKKDKKGLGAFLSKLFHTLTDEDEENEGLASLTDENQTVLNELAGDEKPKKEKKKKEKKPKKEKPPKEKKPKKEKPPKPKKEKKPKPPKDPGVPEKAMSPKKIAISGIFAASIGIFFMIPVLVLPDRIANEKAATAYTHKEYTTAYKMLYGKERTEDQTVIYEQSRVLAWAERYLAGYENYVAMNMEEEALDMLLMGMRNKGDLLEEAAKFNVEIQVQSVYDNIESLLSTNYGLTESDISEINSIKKERDYTIRLMEIVGTL, from the coding sequence TTGTAGATAATGCCAATGGAAATGATGATCTAAATGAAATTGGAAAGTTATTGAATGACCTCGATAGTGGTGTGGCAGTTGACAGTAAGATGGCAGACCTCTTAGATGGGATTGAGTCTGCTACTGATCCTTCCATTCCACTTTTTACTGTGGGCAATGAACGTTCTGCTTCGGATACTAGAGATCCTGAAGAAATAGCTTTAGATGAGGCTATAGCTGATGCAGAAAGGCTTGAGGCAGAAATTCAAAGTGGAAAGTTTAATGATGCTCAATCTACAGATGACAAGCCCGCTCCTTTAGTTGACCTAGAGGAGGGGGATGATGCCCTTTCGGAAATGGCTCCTGAAGTTATCCTTCCGGAGGATAATGTAGTCACTATAGAAAATAGTGGCTCAGACGCTAACGAAACTCCGGAGGAAATTCTGACAGACTTGCTTGACGATATGCCCGGTGATAGTCTGACTTCTGTTCCTGATGAATCTGTTCAGGACAGTCTTAATGATGTGCTAGATAATATGCAGGAAACTGCAGAGGATTTATCTGCCAGTCTTGATGGTATGGAGGATAATACCAGTAACACCCTTGAAAGTATAGATACACTTGACAATATTGATAATTTATCATTAGAAGATATAGAAAAAGCGATAGATGCGGTTGGAAGTTCTGTACCAGATACAGATTCTGTTGGCGAACTTGCACTAGAGGAACCAGAAGTATCAGAGCCTTCGTTAGAAGAGCTTTCTTTGGAGGAACCTTCTATATCAGAGCCTTCATTAGAAGATCTTTCCATGCAAGAACCAAAGTTACCTGATACTTCATTAGAAGAAATGGCTTTAGAAGAACCTTCTGCCGAGAACCCGGAAGGAATAGATGAAGCTTTGGCTAGTGCTACAGTAGATGAATCAGAGTTAAATGAGTTATCTCTTGATGAACTTTCAATAGAAGAGCCTGTGCCTGAAAATGATGAAACTCAGGCGGCTGAGCAGGGTATTTCTGAAGAAACTGCTGGCATTGATGATGCTCCGGAGGCAGTACAGGATGAAGCAGCAACTTCTGAGGAAGGAGCAGATGAGTCATTAGATGATCTGGCTCTAGAAGGATTTACACTAGACGGCGGTGAACCATCTGATGATATATCCTTGGCAGAGATGGAAGCTCAAATGTCCGGAATGGATGATTCTGCTTTGGAAGAAACACCGGAAGCACCTTCAGAAGAACCTGCTACAGAAGCTTCTGATAATATTGAAGACGAGTTTAGCCTTGATAATATGGAAGCCAGTCTTGATACTCTTATGGGTGATGAAGCAAGCGCTGAAGATTCAACAGCCGGAGAAGTTGCAGAAGTTTCATCAGCTGATGAAGCTTTGGGCGAGAATTCTGACAAATCCGGTGATGAAGATGTAGATATGTCAGATCTTGATGCTCTGATGAACAGTCTTGCAAGTGATGAAATCGAGGATATAGAGAGTACGGCTGCTCAGGATGAAGAAGCTGGCGTTTCTGAGGAAGAGGAGCTTCCTAAAGAAGATATTTTAGGAGCCTTGACTGAGGAAGGCTTTGATGATGGTGAAGCTGAACCTTCACTTGATGAGCTTGCCTCTATACCCGAGAGAAGCAGAGATGACGATGAGCCTGAAGATAATGGCAAGAAAGGTAAGAAAGCCAAAAAGGATAAAAAAGATAAGAAAGGTCTGGGAGCATTTCTTTCCAAGCTGTTCCATACTCTTACAGATGAGGATGAAGAAAATGAAGGGCTTGCAAGCCTGACAGATGAAAATCAGACTGTTCTTAATGAACTTGCAGGAGACGAGAAGCCCAAGAAGGAAAAGAAAAAGAAGGAGAAAAAACCTAAAAAGGAAAAGCCTCCAAAGGAAAAGAAGCCTAAGAAAGAAAAGCCTCCAAAGCCTAAAAAGGAAAAGAAGCCAAAGCCTCCTAAGGATCCGGGTGTTCCTGAAAAGGCAATGTCTCCTAAAAAAATTGCTATATCAGGTATTTTTGCAGCAAGTATAGGAATCTTCTTTATGATCCCTGTTTTAGTACTTCCTGACAGAATAGCAAATGAAAAGGCAGCTACAGCCTATACTCATAAAGAATATACAACTGCATATAAAATGCTCTATGGCAAGGAAAGAACTGAGGATCAGACTGTTATTTATGAACAGTCAAGAGTTCTTGCCTGGGCAGAGAGATATTTGGCCGGATACGAGAATTACGTTGCTATGAATATGGAGGAAGAAGCCCTTGATATGCTCCTTATGGGAATGAGAAATAAAGGGGATCTTTTGGAAGAAGCAGCTAAATTCAATGTTGAAATTCAGGTTCAGAGTGTGTACGATAATATAGAATCGTTGCTTTCAACTAATTACGGATTAACGGAGTCAGATATTTCTGAGATTAATTCTATTAAAAAAGAGAGAGACTATACTATAAGGTTAATGGAAATAGTAGGAACTCTGTAG